Proteins co-encoded in one Hymenobacter swuensis DY53 genomic window:
- the rplI gene encoding 50S ribosomal protein L9, which translates to MEVILKDDVKGLGYKNDIVAVKPGYGRNYLLPQGLAVLADKTNKKIVAENVRQAAHKADKVKGDAQGVADQIGDMVLDIPAKVGESGRIFGRVTTLQLADALKAKGIDVDRKRLSFDSEPSAVGEYTATADLHREVKHKVRFNVVAE; encoded by the coding sequence ATGGAAGTAATTCTGAAAGACGACGTTAAAGGTCTGGGTTACAAGAACGACATCGTTGCTGTAAAGCCCGGCTACGGCCGTAACTATCTGCTCCCGCAGGGTCTGGCCGTTCTGGCTGACAAGACCAACAAGAAAATCGTAGCCGAAAACGTACGCCAGGCAGCCCACAAGGCTGACAAGGTGAAAGGTGACGCCCAGGGCGTAGCTGATCAGATCGGTGACATGGTGCTGGACATTCCGGCTAAAGTGGGTGAAAGCGGCCGTATTTTCGGTCGGGTAACCACGCTGCAGCTGGCGGACGCTCTGAAAGCCAAAGGCATCGACGTAGACCGTAAGCGTCTGTCGTTCGACTCGGAGCCCAGCGCTGTTGGCGAGTACACTGCTACTGCTGATTTGCACCGTGAGGTGAAGCACAAAGTTCGCTTCAACGTAGTAGCCGAATAA
- the rpsR gene encoding 30S ribosomal protein S18, translating to MSLANEKIHKQDTRKKYCRFQKNGIKYVDYKDPNFLLKFVNEQGRILPRRITGTSLKFQRKVAQAVAKARHLALMPYVTDSLK from the coding sequence ATGAGCCTCGCCAACGAAAAGATCCACAAGCAGGATACCCGCAAGAAGTATTGCCGCTTCCAGAAGAACGGCATTAAGTACGTTGATTACAAGGACCCGAACTTCCTGCTGAAGTTTGTGAACGAGCAGGGCCGTATTCTGCCCCGCCGCATCACCGGCACCAGCCTCAAGTTCCAGCGCAAAGTAGCTCAGGCCGTGGCTAAAGCCCGTCACCTGGCCCTGATGCCCTACGTAACCGACTCGTTGAAATAG
- a CDS encoding TAT-variant-translocated molybdopterin oxidoreductase, which translates to MQESPKYWKGIEELENSPEFVKNALTEFADFLPVKETHGTSDATVAPRRDFLKLMGFGLAAATLASCETPIKKAIPYLNKPEEVDPGIANFYASTFFNGQDYNSILVKTREGRPIKLEGNPESPITRGGLSARAQAAVLGLYDGARLQHFAKKGAKVDKDQLDQEVRNALAGAGRIAIVSHTIISPSTKKVVAEFAGRFAGTEHVMYDVNSASGLLRANGGVLPAYDFSKADTIVSFDADFLGTWLSPVEFARQYVTNRKVSSEKRSMSRHYQFETNMSLTGSNADVREPLKPSELGEAVLTVYNVVVGGGSASAYADKSKKVAAAAAALQKAGSRGLVVSGSNDPAVQALVAAINQSLGSVAVDVANPSLIRQGDDAKMSNLLKAISAGQVGAVIFYNANPVFDHPMGAELAAALKAGKVRTTISLNDRLDETGELCTYAAPDHHFLESWNDYEPKRGYLSLAQPVITPLFATRQAQDSLLTWAGNPTTYYNYLRTQWKGVLGGDFNKAWDKAVHDGVAMGSAAPAAPVQAAPALDVNAAIAAIKSAPKPSGLELAVYEKVGIGSGADANNPWLQELPDPITKATWGNYVTVPRAYAVAQKWEQGDVVKVTVNGKSVELPILIQPGQAAGTIGIALGYGRVKAGKVGNGLGANVLPLLAMRNDAISYTAAATLTPTGTQEPIAQTQTHHTIMDRKPVVQEATLAQYIKDPKEVTEYAKISTPDGLQKPSKVSLWQDYEYKNHHWGMAIDLNSCIGCGSCVVGCQAENNVAVVGKQEVINRREMHWMRIDRYYSSDAHKSDFETKGKLSTYAAMEDPSENPSVIFQPMMCQHCNHAPCETVCPVLATTHSSEGLNQMTYNRCVGTRYCANNCPYKVRRFNWFSYYTNEKFETVNGHMFTDLGRMVLNPDVTVRARGVMEKCSLCVQRIQLGKLEAKKQKRRPKDGEIVSACAQSCPTQAIVFGDMRDPESRISQLLRREDGERAFHVLDEINVQPNIAYLTKIRNTDKSEFNA; encoded by the coding sequence ATGCAAGAGTCGCCTAAGTACTGGAAGGGAATTGAGGAACTGGAGAACTCACCGGAGTTCGTGAAGAACGCACTCACAGAGTTTGCAGACTTCCTGCCGGTGAAGGAAACCCATGGCACCTCGGATGCCACGGTAGCTCCTCGCCGCGACTTCCTTAAGCTCATGGGTTTCGGCTTAGCTGCCGCTACCCTCGCCAGCTGCGAAACCCCGATCAAAAAGGCTATTCCCTACCTCAACAAGCCCGAAGAGGTAGATCCGGGTATTGCCAACTTCTACGCTTCCACTTTCTTCAACGGCCAGGATTACAACAGTATACTGGTGAAAACCCGCGAGGGCCGTCCGATCAAGCTGGAAGGTAACCCCGAGTCGCCCATCACCCGTGGTGGTTTGTCAGCCCGCGCTCAGGCGGCCGTTCTGGGCCTGTACGATGGCGCTCGTCTGCAGCACTTCGCCAAGAAGGGTGCCAAGGTTGATAAGGACCAGCTTGACCAGGAAGTGCGCAACGCACTGGCTGGCGCCGGTCGTATCGCCATTGTTTCCCATACCATCATCAGCCCTTCCACCAAAAAAGTGGTGGCGGAATTCGCTGGCCGCTTCGCGGGTACCGAACACGTGATGTATGATGTGAATTCGGCTTCGGGCCTGCTGCGTGCCAATGGTGGTGTGCTGCCCGCGTACGACTTCAGCAAAGCCGATACGATTGTCAGCTTCGACGCCGACTTCCTAGGTACCTGGTTGTCGCCCGTTGAGTTTGCCCGTCAATACGTAACCAACCGCAAGGTTTCGAGCGAGAAGCGCAGCATGTCGCGCCATTATCAGTTCGAAACCAACATGTCGCTGACTGGCTCCAACGCCGATGTACGCGAGCCGTTGAAACCCTCGGAACTGGGCGAAGCCGTGCTAACCGTGTACAACGTGGTAGTTGGCGGTGGTAGTGCTTCGGCTTACGCTGATAAATCGAAAAAAGTAGCTGCGGCTGCAGCTGCTCTGCAGAAAGCTGGTTCGCGCGGCCTCGTGGTATCGGGCTCGAATGATCCGGCTGTGCAGGCACTGGTTGCTGCTATTAACCAGAGTTTGGGTTCGGTTGCCGTTGACGTAGCCAATCCCTCACTGATCCGTCAGGGCGACGACGCCAAGATGAGCAACCTGCTCAAAGCCATCAGCGCCGGACAGGTTGGTGCAGTTATCTTCTACAACGCCAACCCCGTGTTCGACCACCCGATGGGTGCCGAATTGGCAGCCGCGCTGAAAGCCGGAAAAGTTCGCACCACTATTTCGCTGAACGACCGTCTGGACGAAACCGGCGAACTGTGCACTTACGCTGCTCCCGACCACCATTTCCTGGAGTCGTGGAATGACTACGAGCCTAAGCGTGGCTACCTGAGCCTGGCGCAGCCGGTTATCACGCCTTTGTTTGCTACCCGTCAGGCACAGGATTCGCTCCTGACCTGGGCCGGCAACCCAACTACTTACTACAACTACCTCCGCACTCAGTGGAAAGGTGTTCTGGGTGGCGACTTCAACAAAGCTTGGGATAAAGCCGTGCATGATGGCGTAGCCATGGGTTCGGCCGCTCCGGCTGCTCCCGTACAAGCTGCTCCCGCCCTCGATGTAAACGCGGCTATTGCCGCCATCAAATCGGCTCCCAAGCCTTCGGGCTTGGAACTGGCCGTGTACGAGAAAGTGGGCATCGGTAGCGGTGCTGACGCCAACAACCCCTGGCTCCAGGAGTTGCCTGATCCGATTACCAAGGCTACATGGGGCAACTACGTAACCGTACCCCGCGCTTATGCTGTGGCTCAGAAGTGGGAGCAGGGGGACGTGGTAAAAGTAACGGTGAATGGCAAATCAGTTGAATTACCCATCCTGATCCAGCCGGGTCAGGCAGCCGGTACCATCGGTATTGCCTTGGGCTACGGTCGGGTGAAGGCCGGTAAGGTTGGCAACGGCCTTGGCGCAAACGTACTGCCTCTGCTGGCCATGCGCAACGACGCTATCAGCTACACAGCCGCGGCTACGCTGACTCCTACTGGTACGCAGGAGCCGATTGCTCAGACGCAGACCCACCACACCATCATGGACCGCAAGCCGGTGGTGCAGGAAGCTACGTTAGCTCAGTACATTAAAGACCCCAAAGAGGTAACGGAATACGCTAAGATCTCAACTCCTGATGGTTTGCAGAAACCCAGCAAGGTTTCGTTGTGGCAGGATTACGAGTACAAGAACCACCACTGGGGTATGGCCATTGACCTCAATTCCTGCATCGGCTGCGGCTCGTGCGTAGTTGGGTGTCAGGCAGAAAACAACGTGGCGGTAGTAGGCAAGCAGGAAGTAATTAACCGTCGGGAAATGCATTGGATGCGGATCGACCGGTACTACAGCTCCGATGCCCACAAGTCTGACTTCGAAACCAAAGGCAAACTGAGCACTTATGCTGCTATGGAAGACCCCTCCGAGAATCCCTCGGTAATTTTCCAGCCAATGATGTGCCAGCACTGCAACCATGCTCCCTGCGAAACAGTGTGCCCGGTACTGGCTACCACACACAGCTCGGAAGGCTTGAACCAGATGACGTACAACCGTTGTGTAGGTACTCGCTACTGCGCCAACAACTGTCCGTACAAGGTTCGTCGCTTTAACTGGTTCTCATACTACACTAATGAGAAATTCGAAACTGTAAACGGCCACATGTTCACCGACCTAGGCCGCATGGTGCTGAATCCCGACGTAACAGTTCGGGCTCGCGGTGTGATGGAGAAGTGCTCGCTCTGCGTGCAGCGTATCCAGCTCGGTAAGCTCGAAGCCAAGAAGCAGAAGCGTCGTCCGAAGGATGGCGAGATTGTTTCGGCTTGCGCTCAGTCCTGCCCCACGCAGGCCATCGTATTTGGTGATATGCGTGACCCCGAGTCGCGTATTTCGCAACTGCTGCGTCGCGAAGATGGGGAGCGTGCTTTCCACGTACTCGACGAAATCAACGTGCAGCCGAACATCGCCTACCTGACTAAAATCCGCAATACGGATAAGTCAGAATTCAACGCCTAG
- a CDS encoding GSCFA domain-containing protein, whose amino-acid sequence MFRTELPLTPHPQQLPHSARVLTIGSCFSDSIGSRLTEFKVATMANPFGNVFNPISACKLLRAAAGEDMDWQQHLVEARGRWQSHDLHAELGADSPVELLQRIQTLTREAGVFLATADAVVLTLGSAFAYRLRETDELINNCHKLPADKFDKELLTADDIIAAVAETHAYLRRINPRLRFILTVSPVRHLKDTLVLNSASKSMLRVACHYLSELLPDVTYFPAYELLMDDLRDYRFYASDMLHPSEVAENYIWERFTRTYFDAAFGRFKKEWESLRQALGHRPLYAGAPEHRQFLEATLERLRKIGSQTDVRMETLHVERELAALPLPVIPSVQEPEYEDDGEERIDIGTYAEETPVTPTAEVTTAAPITTIHSIEARSYSRATLLGKGAGVLLETDEPDVDDESEEEGNILPAPIATVPASAEVAYEHAYAAGMADEQEADEEEDEAEAGLEEAGRRKKRRSRGGAKRTKRKHARLAAEAAANGIATTQDEPAVSVSLEPVALPAAETSVTEPASEVVYITEEQLRQPTATVSEEAPEASSTEETPVEEPTRRARNNRRDKRERPSRDNARSGRQPLYAESDADTTPVAAEFEVSASVIDLPEAPALQPVAATLPEAVEIQAIEPQTAEVVASVRLKAPAKPRVRKAPVRQKPVATTPEETPVVETPVAAIIEAAPKVTPEAPAAPKPRRRAAPKKPVVAPEAVTETPAVIQTVEPLAPAVAEPVPSKPAAPAPTARKRAPRKTKAAANAAVPVVEPAPAPQPATPEPDTEARPAAKRKPRPPRRKPSADAPETT is encoded by the coding sequence ATGTTTCGAACTGAACTACCGCTTACGCCTCATCCCCAACAGCTGCCGCATTCGGCCCGGGTGCTGACGATAGGCTCCTGCTTTTCGGATTCCATCGGCTCGCGCCTGACCGAGTTCAAAGTCGCGACGATGGCCAATCCGTTTGGCAACGTTTTCAACCCCATTTCGGCTTGTAAGCTATTGCGCGCCGCCGCCGGTGAAGACATGGACTGGCAGCAGCACCTGGTCGAAGCCAGGGGCCGCTGGCAGAGCCACGACCTGCACGCCGAGCTGGGGGCCGACTCCCCGGTGGAGTTGCTCCAGCGCATCCAGACGCTGACGCGGGAAGCCGGCGTGTTTCTAGCTACCGCCGACGCCGTGGTGCTCACGCTGGGCTCGGCGTTTGCGTATCGCCTGCGCGAAACCGATGAGCTAATCAACAACTGTCATAAGCTGCCCGCTGACAAGTTCGATAAGGAGCTTTTGACGGCCGATGACATTATTGCGGCCGTGGCGGAAACCCACGCGTATCTGCGCCGCATAAATCCGCGCCTACGCTTTATTCTGACGGTGAGTCCGGTTCGGCACCTGAAGGATACCCTGGTGCTGAATTCGGCCAGCAAGTCGATGCTGCGCGTAGCCTGTCATTACCTGAGCGAGCTGCTGCCCGATGTGACGTACTTCCCGGCCTACGAGTTGTTGATGGACGATTTGCGGGATTACCGCTTCTATGCCTCCGACATGCTGCACCCCTCAGAAGTGGCGGAAAACTACATCTGGGAGCGATTTACCCGTACGTATTTCGACGCAGCTTTCGGGCGCTTCAAGAAGGAATGGGAGAGCCTGCGCCAGGCGCTGGGCCACCGGCCACTATATGCCGGCGCACCGGAACACCGGCAGTTTTTGGAAGCTACGCTGGAGCGGTTACGCAAGATCGGCTCCCAAACTGATGTGCGCATGGAAACGCTGCATGTGGAGCGGGAATTGGCTGCGTTACCCCTTCCAGTTATCCCCTCGGTACAAGAGCCCGAGTACGAAGACGACGGAGAGGAGCGCATTGATATTGGCACATACGCCGAAGAAACACCCGTTACTCCGACAGCGGAGGTTACCACTGCTGCACCGATAACCACTATTCATTCGATAGAAGCTCGCTCTTACTCACGGGCTACGCTGCTGGGCAAAGGTGCTGGCGTGCTGCTGGAAACAGACGAGCCGGACGTTGATGACGAGTCTGAGGAAGAGGGAAATATTCTTCCCGCACCCATTGCTACTGTACCGGCATCGGCTGAGGTGGCGTACGAACACGCATACGCCGCCGGCATGGCTGACGAGCAGGAAGCAGACGAAGAGGAGGACGAGGCCGAAGCAGGACTGGAAGAAGCCGGACGGCGCAAGAAGCGTCGTTCCCGTGGCGGAGCCAAGCGGACCAAGCGTAAGCACGCGCGTTTGGCGGCGGAAGCAGCCGCCAACGGTATTGCCACCACGCAGGACGAGCCAGCAGTTTCTGTTTCATTAGAGCCGGTAGCCCTGCCAGCGGCCGAAACCTCAGTAACGGAGCCAGCTTCGGAAGTGGTGTACATCACCGAAGAGCAGTTACGGCAGCCGACAGCGACGGTTTCCGAAGAAGCTCCCGAAGCGTCCTCAACGGAAGAAACACCAGTGGAGGAACCCACCCGTCGTGCCCGTAACAACCGCCGCGACAAGCGGGAAAGGCCATCGCGCGACAACGCACGGTCGGGCCGCCAGCCCTTGTACGCGGAATCTGATGCAGATACAACACCAGTAGCGGCCGAGTTTGAAGTTTCCGCTTCCGTTATCGACTTGCCGGAAGCCCCTGCTTTACAGCCGGTAGCTGCTACGTTGCCCGAAGCCGTGGAAATTCAGGCTATTGAGCCGCAGACAGCGGAGGTGGTTGCTTCAGTGAGGCTCAAAGCTCCCGCGAAACCGCGCGTCCGGAAAGCTCCGGTTCGGCAAAAGCCCGTTGCAACAACGCCGGAGGAAACACCGGTTGTGGAAACGCCCGTAGCAGCTATTATAGAAGCTGCGCCCAAGGTAACTCCGGAAGCTCCCGCTGCACCCAAGCCGCGCCGCCGGGCCGCGCCAAAGAAACCGGTGGTTGCCCCCGAAGCAGTTACGGAAACACCAGCGGTTATACAAACAGTTGAGCCACTGGCCCCGGCTGTTGCGGAGCCAGTACCCTCTAAGCCGGCTGCTCCGGCGCCTACCGCACGGAAACGGGCGCCCCGTAAGACTAAGGCCGCTGCCAATGCGGCCGTTCCGGTTGTGGAGCCAGCACCGGCACCGCAGCCTGCAACTCCGGAACCAGATACCGAGGCCAGACCCGCCGCGAAGCGCAAGCCGCGTCCACCTCGCCGTAAGCCCTCGGCTGATGCGCCTGAAACTACCTGA
- the rpsF gene encoding 30S ribosomal protein S6 codes for MAVRNYETVFILTPVLNESQVQETVEKFSQVLKENSADIINTEAWGLKKLAYPIQKKNTGYYFLVEFTGEGNVVDTLELAFRRDERVIRFLTTVLDKHAVAYGTRRRKGEMNQQKVKQSEAVAQ; via the coding sequence ATGGCAGTAAGAAATTACGAGACGGTCTTCATTCTGACTCCCGTATTGAACGAGAGCCAAGTGCAAGAGACGGTCGAGAAGTTCTCGCAGGTGCTTAAGGAAAATAGCGCCGACATCATCAACACTGAAGCTTGGGGCCTCAAAAAGCTGGCGTACCCAATTCAGAAAAAGAACACCGGTTATTACTTCCTCGTGGAGTTCACTGGTGAAGGTAACGTCGTAGACACGCTGGAACTCGCGTTCCGTCGTGACGAGCGGGTTATCCGTTTCCTCACTACTGTTCTGGACAAGCACGCCGTGGCTTACGGTACGCGTCGCCGTAAAGGCGAAATGAACCAGCAGAAAGTTAAACAATCGGAAGCCGTAGCCCAATAA
- a CDS encoding DUF3341 domain-containing protein: MTKRFALGIFDDEDVLLHAVENVREAGVKIYEVFTPFPIHGMDDALGIERSRLPIAAFFFGLTGLCFALWLQIYTLGFDWPMIIGGKPHIALPAFIPVSFELTVLFCCHGMVITFYTISKLYPRWKTPVLDVRSTDDKFVVAIEVNENTDMTKLTQLLRDNGASEVNQKEMSKF; this comes from the coding sequence ATGACTAAGCGCTTCGCCCTCGGCATCTTCGACGACGAAGACGTGCTGCTGCACGCCGTTGAAAACGTCCGCGAAGCGGGCGTTAAGATCTACGAAGTATTCACCCCGTTCCCAATTCACGGAATGGATGATGCTCTTGGTATAGAACGTTCCCGTCTGCCAATTGCGGCTTTCTTCTTTGGTCTGACGGGTCTGTGCTTTGCTTTGTGGCTCCAGATCTATACGCTGGGCTTCGACTGGCCGATGATCATCGGTGGTAAGCCGCACATTGCGTTGCCAGCGTTTATTCCGGTATCGTTCGAGCTAACGGTACTTTTCTGCTGTCATGGTATGGTCATTACCTTCTATACCATTAGCAAACTCTATCCGCGCTGGAAAACGCCGGTACTGGATGTCCGCTCTACTGACGACAAGTTTGTAGTGGCCATTGAAGTGAACGAAAACACTGATATGACCAAGCTGACTCAGCTCCTGCGCGACAACGGGGCTTCGGAGGTGAACCAAAAAGAAATGTCCAAGTTCTAA
- a CDS encoding cytochrome c3 family protein: MDSIRLRPFSRLFLALFLFFVSVGSSFAQGTAADPSKAGVAPGATAAAAPAAAAGATTGDPAAIAAGDALFKGNCAQCHAVNEVVVGPALAGITKRRPMSWIIPWIKNSSKLVASGDEYAVKIFNQYQKQQMPSFQLSDAEITSIIAYTTSQEGVGVKVADGAKTDGAATADGATASAGDEVDGGKAMNILLIVLVVVLIVLVVTLVIIANIMKDVLRGRKDLDGRDREVMEQRFDFSKIYKSTAVRAIVGVVFVLAVLYETIQGAMGVGLQQGYQPTQPIAFSHKLHAGENQINCAYCHTSVYKSKSANIPSPNICMNCHSQIKTESPEIKKIYRAIERKQPIQWVRIHNLPDLAYFNHSQHTQVGGIECQTCHGPIQNMEVVYQYSPLTMGWCINCHRETPLNTKGNGYYDNLVKLHDTENGAVPFTVSSNGGTECSKCHY; this comes from the coding sequence ATGGATAGCATCCGACTACGTCCCTTTTCCCGCCTCTTTCTCGCTCTGTTTCTGTTCTTTGTCAGCGTAGGCTCGTCCTTCGCTCAAGGCACGGCTGCTGATCCGAGCAAAGCTGGCGTGGCACCCGGCGCTACGGCGGCCGCTGCCCCCGCCGCTGCTGCTGGCGCTACCACCGGTGACCCCGCCGCAATTGCTGCCGGCGACGCCCTTTTCAAAGGCAATTGCGCCCAATGCCACGCCGTGAACGAGGTGGTAGTGGGTCCGGCTCTGGCCGGTATCACCAAGCGCCGCCCGATGTCCTGGATTATTCCATGGATCAAGAACTCCAGCAAACTGGTAGCCAGTGGCGACGAGTACGCAGTGAAGATCTTCAACCAATACCAGAAGCAGCAGATGCCCAGCTTTCAGCTGTCGGACGCTGAAATCACCTCGATTATTGCCTACACTACTTCGCAGGAAGGTGTTGGTGTGAAAGTAGCTGATGGTGCAAAAACAGATGGTGCAGCAACTGCTGACGGTGCAACTGCTAGTGCAGGTGATGAAGTAGATGGTGGCAAAGCCATGAATATTTTGCTCATTGTGTTGGTGGTAGTACTGATTGTACTGGTGGTAACACTGGTTATCATTGCCAACATCATGAAGGATGTGCTGCGTGGCCGCAAGGACCTCGACGGCCGTGACCGGGAGGTGATGGAGCAACGCTTCGATTTCTCGAAAATCTACAAATCGACGGCTGTTCGGGCTATTGTAGGTGTCGTATTCGTGCTGGCTGTATTGTACGAGACCATTCAGGGTGCTATGGGCGTGGGCCTGCAGCAGGGCTACCAGCCCACTCAGCCGATTGCCTTCTCGCACAAGCTGCACGCCGGTGAAAACCAGATCAACTGCGCCTATTGCCACACCTCGGTGTACAAGAGTAAGTCAGCCAACATCCCTTCCCCGAACATCTGCATGAACTGCCACTCGCAGATCAAGACGGAGTCGCCGGAAATCAAGAAAATCTACCGTGCTATTGAGCGGAAGCAGCCGATCCAGTGGGTGCGTATTCACAACCTGCCCGATCTGGCCTACTTCAACCACTCGCAGCACACGCAGGTGGGCGGCATAGAGTGCCAGACCTGCCACGGTCCTATCCAGAATATGGAAGTGGTATATCAGTACTCGCCCCTCACGATGGGTTGGTGCATCAACTGCCACCGCGAAACTCCGCTTAACACCAAGGGCAACGGATACTACGACAACCTCGTGAAACTGCATGACACCGAGAACGGTGCAGTGCCCTTTACGGTATCGTCGAACGGCGGCACGGAGTGCTCGAAGTGCCACTACTAG
- the nrfD gene encoding NrfD/PsrC family molybdoenzyme membrane anchor subunit, whose protein sequence is MQHVSPVREPLVTGGKTYHDVTQDVCRQVEAAPNVRWMAALSVALLLLGVFFYSVYRTLWYGIGEWGLNKTVGWAWDITNFVWWVGIGHAGTLISAVLLLFRQKWRTSINRAAEAMTIFAVICAAMFPVLHMGRPWLAFWVFPLQNTFGSLWVNFNSPLLWDVFAISTYFSVSLVFWYTGLVPDFATIRDRAKGPIAKVAYSLLSFGWKGSAKHWSRYETVSLILAGVSTPLVLSVHTIVSMDFATSVVPGWHTTIFPPYFVAGAIFSGFAMVLTLMLITRVVFKLEDYITIEHIALMNKIMMITGSIVGVAYITEFFIAWYSGVEFEQYAFINRATGPYWWAYWSMMTCNVITPQLVWFRRVRYSIPLTFILSIIVNIGMWFERFVIIVTSLHRDYLPSSWAMFSPTIIDIGIYVGTIGLFFTLFLLFAKFFPVINMAEVKSVLKYTVDNGPTYTGHDAAHHAHQPATTHGVPASASVNYDKHD, encoded by the coding sequence ATGCAGCACGTATCGCCTGTACGGGAGCCGCTCGTTACCGGGGGGAAAACGTACCACGACGTCACCCAGGACGTGTGCCGCCAGGTAGAAGCCGCCCCGAATGTTCGGTGGATGGCGGCCCTGAGCGTCGCCCTTCTGCTCCTCGGCGTCTTCTTCTACTCGGTATACCGCACCTTATGGTACGGTATCGGAGAGTGGGGTCTGAACAAAACCGTTGGCTGGGCCTGGGACATTACCAACTTCGTGTGGTGGGTAGGTATCGGTCACGCCGGCACGCTGATTTCAGCAGTTCTGCTGCTGTTCCGTCAGAAGTGGCGGACCTCCATCAACCGCGCCGCAGAAGCTATGACGATTTTCGCTGTAATCTGCGCCGCCATGTTTCCGGTTCTGCACATGGGCCGTCCGTGGCTGGCTTTCTGGGTTTTCCCGCTGCAAAACACTTTCGGGTCGCTGTGGGTAAACTTCAATTCGCCGCTGTTGTGGGACGTATTTGCTATTTCGACTTACTTCTCGGTGTCGCTGGTGTTCTGGTACACTGGTCTGGTGCCTGACTTCGCTACCATTCGTGACCGTGCCAAAGGCCCTATTGCCAAAGTAGCTTACTCGCTGCTGAGCTTCGGCTGGAAAGGCTCGGCTAAGCACTGGAGCCGTTACGAAACGGTTTCGCTGATTCTGGCCGGTGTTTCGACGCCGCTGGTACTCTCGGTACACACCATTGTATCGATGGACTTTGCTACCTCGGTAGTACCGGGCTGGCACACTACCATCTTCCCTCCTTACTTTGTGGCAGGTGCTATCTTCTCGGGCTTCGCCATGGTACTGACGCTGATGCTTATTACCCGCGTTGTATTTAAGCTAGAAGATTACATCACCATCGAGCACATTGCCCTCATGAATAAAATCATGATGATTACGGGCTCGATTGTAGGTGTGGCTTACATCACGGAATTCTTCATTGCCTGGTATTCCGGTGTAGAATTCGAACAGTATGCCTTCATCAACCGTGCTACTGGTCCTTACTGGTGGGCTTACTGGTCGATGATGACCTGCAACGTAATTACCCCACAGCTGGTGTGGTTCCGTCGGGTGCGCTATAGCATTCCGCTGACTTTCATCCTGTCGATCATCGTGAACATCGGGATGTGGTTCGAGCGTTTCGTAATCATCGTAACCTCGCTGCACCGCGACTACCTGCCGTCGAGCTGGGCTATGTTCTCGCCCACCATTATCGACATCGGCATCTATGTTGGTACTATCGGCCTATTCTTCACCTTGTTCCTGTTGTTTGCCAAGTTCTTCCCGGTAATCAATATGGCAGAAGTGAAGTCGGTACTGAAGTACACGGTGGATAACGGCCCGACCTATACCGGTCATGACGCTGCCCACCACGCTCATCAGCCTGCTACCACCCACGGAGTACCCGCCTCGGCCTCTGTAAACTACGATAAGCATGACTAA